Proteins encoded by one window of Kribbella italica:
- a CDS encoding GNAT family N-acetyltransferase produces MPRLGEPALAAGTLRLLEQPGLPGMRPWREGDVAAVREAFSDVELHRWHVLRIDDDAEALAWIEQWPERWAAEEAASWAIVVDGQALGQIGLRGINLYEAKAHLSYWVLPAARGRGLAGQAVRTLTGWCFDTLRLHRLSIEHSVRNENSCRVATKAGFPREGTLRGSMLHADGWHDAHSHARLATD; encoded by the coding sequence GTGCCGAGACTGGGTGAACCCGCGTTGGCAGCTGGGACTCTGCGGCTTCTGGAGCAGCCTGGGCTGCCGGGGATGCGGCCTTGGCGGGAGGGCGACGTCGCCGCCGTACGGGAGGCCTTCAGCGATGTGGAGCTCCACCGCTGGCACGTGCTGCGGATCGACGACGACGCCGAGGCGCTCGCCTGGATCGAGCAGTGGCCGGAACGGTGGGCCGCGGAGGAGGCCGCCAGCTGGGCGATCGTCGTCGACGGCCAGGCGCTCGGGCAGATCGGTCTGCGCGGAATCAACCTGTACGAGGCCAAGGCGCACCTCTCCTACTGGGTGCTCCCGGCCGCGCGCGGCCGTGGACTGGCCGGGCAGGCCGTACGGACGCTGACCGGCTGGTGCTTCGACACCCTCCGGCTGCACCGGCTGTCCATCGAGCACTCGGTGCGCAACGAGAACTCCTGCCGCGTCGCCACCAAGGCCGGCTTCCCGCGGGAGGGAACGCTGCGCGGCTCGATGCTGCACGCCGACGGCTGGCACGACGCCCACAGCCACGCCCGCCTCGCGACCGACTGA
- a CDS encoding extracellular solute-binding protein, protein MRSSVRTLTALAAAGLLATLAACSSDKSDAVANETTADGKTVIDVFTPADQTMNLDTNSVTKVMSDKFKLQFKWQTTTFDAGPAKEKRQISLASGDYPDLFFLIPWVDGFSKAEVLKLGQQGVAVPLEQLIKDNAPNIQKFLDENKAYKEESTTPDGHIYALPQWADCYHCSFPNKLWMNSTWLKKLGLQQPKTPEELRTVLKAFKTQDPNGNGKADEIPLTADTQDGTLISYLMGAYAYPPVGANNGVQGLITLNGDKVVSPLVTPEWRDGLKFIASLYKEGLIDQGAFTQNAAALQAQGNDPKAVRIGSASMLHPYIFVQSDSKDGRDKQYDSVPPLTGPNGKSYSGEQYLPTLNYTFMLTNKSSKEAQVAAIKMLDYIFTDEGQIITNNGPEGVGWNKPAAGEVGLDANTKPLYKPVQNAPKNISWGALAQYHNVLAFRNAQVTPTDIYTGAGYERRLFQATKQYDGHGDRAQVYPQAVVWPDPSLSGELATLQTNLNNYVTQNQLAFITGSKNIDSDWDTYVKGLDSTGMPRFLEINQQAYDKYKSGSK, encoded by the coding sequence ATGCGCTCATCCGTGCGCACGCTCACCGCGCTCGCCGCGGCCGGCCTGCTGGCCACCCTGGCCGCGTGCAGCTCCGACAAGTCCGACGCGGTCGCCAACGAGACGACGGCCGACGGCAAGACCGTCATCGACGTGTTCACGCCGGCCGACCAGACCATGAACCTGGACACCAACTCGGTGACCAAGGTCATGAGCGACAAGTTCAAGCTCCAGTTCAAGTGGCAGACGACGACGTTCGACGCCGGCCCGGCCAAGGAGAAGCGGCAGATCTCGCTGGCCAGCGGTGACTACCCCGACCTGTTCTTCCTGATCCCGTGGGTCGACGGCTTCAGCAAGGCCGAGGTGCTCAAGCTCGGCCAGCAGGGCGTCGCCGTCCCGCTCGAGCAGCTGATCAAGGACAACGCCCCGAACATCCAGAAGTTCCTGGACGAGAACAAGGCCTACAAGGAGGAGTCGACCACGCCGGACGGGCACATCTACGCGCTGCCGCAGTGGGCCGACTGCTACCACTGCAGCTTCCCGAACAAGCTGTGGATGAACTCCACCTGGCTGAAGAAGCTCGGCCTGCAGCAGCCGAAGACCCCGGAGGAGCTGCGCACGGTCCTGAAGGCCTTCAAGACCCAGGACCCGAACGGCAACGGCAAGGCCGACGAGATCCCGCTGACCGCGGACACCCAGGACGGCACCCTGATCTCGTACCTGATGGGCGCGTACGCCTACCCGCCGGTCGGCGCGAACAACGGCGTCCAGGGCCTGATCACCCTGAACGGCGACAAGGTCGTCAGCCCGCTGGTCACCCCGGAGTGGCGCGATGGCCTGAAGTTCATCGCCTCGCTCTACAAGGAGGGCCTGATCGACCAGGGCGCGTTCACCCAGAACGCGGCCGCGCTGCAGGCCCAGGGCAACGACCCGAAGGCGGTCCGGATCGGCTCCGCGTCGATGCTGCACCCGTACATCTTCGTGCAGTCCGACTCCAAGGACGGCCGGGACAAGCAGTACGACTCGGTCCCGCCACTGACCGGCCCGAACGGCAAGAGCTACTCCGGCGAGCAGTATCTGCCGACGCTCAACTACACCTTCATGCTGACCAACAAGTCCAGCAAGGAGGCACAGGTCGCGGCGATCAAGATGCTCGACTACATCTTCACCGACGAGGGCCAGATCATCACCAACAACGGCCCCGAGGGCGTCGGCTGGAACAAGCCCGCCGCTGGTGAGGTCGGGCTCGACGCCAACACCAAGCCGCTGTACAAGCCGGTCCAGAACGCGCCGAAGAACATCAGCTGGGGCGCGCTCGCGCAGTACCACAACGTGCTCGCGTTCCGGAACGCGCAGGTCACCCCGACCGACATCTACACCGGCGCCGGCTACGAGCGGCGGTTGTTCCAGGCCACGAAGCAGTACGACGGTCACGGCGACCGGGCGCAGGTGTACCCGCAGGCCGTGGTCTGGCCGGACCCGAGCCTGAGCGGTGAGCTGGCCACGCTGCAGACCAACCTGAACAACTACGTGACCCAGAACCAGTTGGCGTTCATCACCGGGTCGAAGAACATCGACTCCGACTGGGACACCTACGTCAAGGGTCTGGACAGCACCGGAATGCCGCGCTTCCTGGAGATCAACCAGCAGGCGTACGACAAGTACAAGTCCGGCAGCAAGTAA
- a CDS encoding carbohydrate ABC transporter permease, whose product MSVTLQGFRRTGRRPEESRRTAIEETRTDKIFLVGVKIMLWLALIVVAVPLIYIVANSFSSASAVSAGRVLLWPIEPSIKAYQEAFGDPLIMKGYLNSFIYAIGGTLISVTLTIAIAYPLSRKTLFGRNVVMSALIFTMLFSGGLIPTYLVVQDLGMLNTRWAMVIPSAIGVWQVIIARTFFRSTIPDELYEAATIDGASDLRFLWSIVLPLSKPVIAVIALMYAIFQWNSYFDALIYLKDPGLYPLQIVLRNVLILNTLSGSTTTTNLAQQLEQQQLANVLKYALIVISSLPVLVIYPFVARHFTKGVMVGAVKG is encoded by the coding sequence ATGAGCGTCACTCTGCAAGGCTTCCGGCGGACCGGACGGCGTCCGGAGGAGTCGCGGCGGACCGCGATCGAGGAGACCCGGACCGACAAGATCTTCCTGGTCGGCGTCAAGATCATGCTCTGGCTGGCGCTGATCGTGGTCGCCGTACCGCTGATCTACATCGTCGCCAACTCGTTCAGCAGCGCGTCGGCGGTGAGCGCCGGGCGGGTGCTGCTGTGGCCGATCGAGCCCAGCATCAAGGCCTACCAGGAGGCCTTCGGCGATCCCCTGATCATGAAGGGCTACCTGAACTCGTTCATCTACGCGATCGGCGGCACGCTGATCAGCGTCACGCTGACGATCGCGATCGCCTACCCGCTGTCGCGCAAGACGCTGTTCGGCCGCAACGTGGTGATGAGCGCGCTGATCTTCACGATGCTGTTCTCCGGCGGCCTGATCCCGACGTACCTGGTGGTCCAGGACCTCGGGATGCTGAACACCCGGTGGGCGATGGTGATCCCGAGCGCGATCGGCGTCTGGCAGGTCATCATCGCGCGCACCTTCTTCCGCTCGACGATTCCCGACGAGCTCTACGAGGCCGCCACCATCGACGGCGCCAGCGACCTGCGCTTCCTCTGGTCGATCGTGCTGCCGCTGTCCAAGCCCGTGATCGCGGTCATCGCCTTGATGTACGCGATCTTCCAGTGGAACAGCTACTTCGACGCCCTGATCTACCTGAAGGACCCAGGCCTCTACCCGTTGCAGATCGTGCTGCGCAACGTGCTGATCCTGAACACCCTCTCCGGGTCGACCACTACCACCAACCTGGCGCAGCAGCTCGAACAGCAACAGCTGGCCAACGTCTTGAAGTACGCGCTCATCGTCATCTCGAGCCTGCCCGTACTGGTCATCTATCCCTTCGTCGCCCGCCACTTCACCAAGGGCGTCATGGTCGGCGCAGTCAAGGGCTGA
- a CDS encoding phosphotransferase enzyme family protein codes for MPTAPYDVAALLGLPVEKLEEVQRADPADPGNGVWFLWTGGGECVVLRRYHVLRTKLDLLFEAKVLAHLTCRGWEVPSTVAGPIEYADRLWAATRFVPGQARRKETVAQRGERGAVLAQLHADLRDLEIDLPQREGFFQGCDLVAMGNFQDWDPGVLALRELRPDLADWADAAMARGRELVAERKLLELPQSIVHGDFAEWNVHFGPLGVIDFDLAHVDSRSWEFVVARVHRSPELLTAYQEKATALGIPLSDEELAAIEPLERIFRINMVMAALWTGQHTGTFDLVDIDHQLARTGTPRP; via the coding sequence ATGCCCACCGCGCCGTACGACGTCGCCGCTCTGCTCGGTCTGCCGGTCGAGAAGCTCGAGGAGGTCCAGCGCGCCGATCCGGCCGATCCCGGCAACGGCGTCTGGTTCCTGTGGACCGGTGGCGGGGAGTGCGTCGTGCTGCGGCGCTACCACGTACTGCGCACCAAGCTGGACCTGCTGTTCGAGGCGAAGGTGCTCGCGCATCTGACGTGCCGGGGCTGGGAAGTGCCGAGCACGGTCGCCGGCCCGATCGAGTACGCCGACCGGCTGTGGGCCGCGACGCGGTTCGTGCCCGGGCAGGCGCGGCGCAAGGAGACGGTCGCGCAGCGGGGCGAGCGAGGTGCGGTGCTGGCGCAGTTGCATGCGGACCTGCGGGATCTCGAGATCGACCTTCCGCAGCGCGAGGGGTTCTTCCAGGGCTGCGATCTGGTGGCGATGGGCAACTTCCAGGACTGGGACCCGGGCGTGCTCGCGCTCCGGGAGCTCCGCCCCGACCTGGCCGACTGGGCCGACGCCGCGATGGCCCGCGGCCGGGAACTCGTTGCCGAGCGCAAACTGCTGGAGCTGCCGCAGTCGATCGTGCACGGCGACTTCGCCGAGTGGAACGTGCACTTCGGTCCGCTGGGCGTGATCGACTTCGACCTGGCGCACGTCGACAGCCGGAGCTGGGAGTTCGTGGTCGCACGGGTGCACCGCTCGCCCGAGCTGCTCACGGCGTACCAGGAGAAGGCGACCGCGCTCGGCATCCCCTTGTCCGACGAGGAGCTCGCCGCGATCGAGCCGCTGGAGCGGATCTTCCGGATCAACATGGTGATGGCCGCCCTGTGGACCGGCCAACACACCGGCACCTTCGACCTGGTGGACATCGACCACCAACTCGCCCGAACAGGAACGCCGCGCCCCTGA
- a CDS encoding ABC transporter permease subunit — MSGTIEVKPAPPAPVVKQAVAGVRRRPTRRAAAGRSFGRHWQLYLLMVLPIAYFVIFKYVPISNAVIAFKDYSPIKGPWGSEWVGFRNFELFFQNPVFWTLVKNTFYLAAYTVLASFPIPIILAVALNEIRVGVFKKTVQLVTYAPYFISTVVVVSMTILVLSPQLGFVNDAIGLFGIPKVDFLGNPDYFRHIYVWSDVWQTTGYSAVIYLAALAGIDPALHESARIDGASRVQRIWNVDLPGIMPTAVIILILGVGNIMSIGFEKAFLLQNPLNQSNAEIIATYVYKTGLLNADFSMATAIGLFNSVVNLVLLVVVNFVAKRITGNGLWS, encoded by the coding sequence GTGAGTGGAACGATCGAGGTGAAACCCGCACCACCGGCGCCGGTGGTGAAACAGGCGGTGGCCGGCGTTCGCCGCCGGCCGACCCGCCGGGCCGCGGCGGGCCGGAGTTTCGGCCGGCACTGGCAGCTCTACCTGCTGATGGTGCTGCCGATCGCGTACTTCGTGATCTTCAAGTACGTCCCGATCTCCAACGCGGTGATCGCGTTCAAGGACTACAGCCCGATCAAGGGGCCGTGGGGCAGCGAGTGGGTCGGCTTCCGGAACTTCGAGCTGTTCTTCCAGAACCCGGTGTTCTGGACCCTGGTGAAGAACACGTTCTACCTGGCCGCCTACACCGTGCTGGCCAGCTTCCCGATCCCGATCATCCTGGCGGTCGCGCTGAACGAGATCCGGGTCGGGGTCTTCAAGAAGACGGTGCAGCTGGTCACCTACGCGCCGTACTTCATCTCCACCGTGGTCGTGGTCTCGATGACGATCCTGGTGCTGTCGCCGCAGCTGGGCTTCGTGAACGACGCGATCGGGCTGTTCGGCATCCCGAAGGTCGACTTCCTCGGCAACCCGGACTACTTCCGGCACATCTACGTGTGGTCCGACGTCTGGCAGACCACCGGGTACTCCGCGGTGATCTACCTGGCCGCGCTGGCCGGCATCGACCCGGCGCTGCACGAGTCGGCCCGGATCGACGGGGCCAGCCGGGTGCAGCGGATCTGGAACGTCGACCTGCCCGGCATCATGCCGACCGCGGTGATCATCTTGATCCTCGGCGTCGGCAACATCATGTCGATCGGGTTCGAGAAGGCGTTCCTGCTGCAGAACCCGCTGAACCAGTCGAACGCCGAGATCATCGCCACCTACGTCTACAAGACCGGTCTGCTGAACGCCGACTTCTCGATGGCGACCGCGATCGGGCTGTTCAACTCCGTCGTCAACCTCGTCCTGCTGGTGGTCGTGAACTTCGTCGCCAAGCGGATCACCGGGAACGGACTGTGGTCATGA